The Apium graveolens cultivar Ventura chromosome 6, ASM990537v1, whole genome shotgun sequence genome contains a region encoding:
- the LOC141665116 gene encoding uncharacterized protein LOC141665116 — MASSYANLEEMYANLSLAEEEDVGGHVGDNEIIQQQRTFILVGRFSSEKNINFQAIQNVLAALWRPKEGVEIHDLGGQRYSFVFYHVLDLQKVMEGGPWTFEQNLLILHQLVESENPHQVPFNKMDMWIQIYDLPRGMLSEKIIQGIGNFVKIFTKSDPANMNGSWRPYVRVRVTMDITKPLKRRMKLTREGGTWHWINFKYERLATFCFVCGILGHSDRDCEIIYANAGKEVDRAYGVWLRAPVKKIWGLNGCEIIKMAVKLGIPVVRTEVEA; from the coding sequence ATGGCATCAAGCTATGCAAATCTGGAGGAAATGTATGCAAATTTATCATTGGCTGAGGAGGAGGATGTGGGTGGGCACGTAGGGGATAATGAAATTATACAACAGCAGCGTACGTTCATTCTGGTTGGGAGATTCTCGAGTGAGAAAAATATCAATTTCCAAGCAATACAAAATGTGTTGGCTGCATTATGGCGGCCTAAGGAGGGAGTGGAGATTCATGACTTAGGCGGGCAGAGATACTCTTTTGTTTTTTATCATGTGTTGGATCTACAGAAGGTTATGGAGGGAGGGCCATGGACTTTTGAACAAAACTTATTGATCCTTCATCAATTGGTAGAGAGTGAGAATCCCCATCAAGTACCATTCAATAAAATGGATATGTGGATCCAAATTTATGACCTTCCAAGGGGTATGCTTTCAGAGAAAATTATTCAGGGCATTGGGAATTTCGTGAAAATTTTTACTAAATCAGATCCAGCAAACATGAATGGCAGTTGGAGACCATATGTGCGAGTGCGTGTTACTATGGATATAACTAAACCTTTGAAGCGTAGAATGAAGTTAACAAGAGAAGGAGGTACATGGCATTGGATCAATTTTAAGTATGAGAGATTGGCCACGTTTTGTTTCGTTTGTGGCATATTAGGACATTCTGATCGCGATTGTGAGATTATATATGCAAATGCTGGTAAGGAAGTTGATCGAGCATATGGAGTATGGTTACGTGCACCAGTTAAAAAAATATGGGGGCTAAATGGTTGCGAAATAATCAAGATGGCAGTCAAGCTTGGTATTCCGGTGGTCAGAACAGAGGTGGAGGCGTAA